Proteins from one Candidatus Omnitrophota bacterium genomic window:
- the lpxA gene encoding acyl-ACP--UDP-N-acetylglucosamine O-acyltransferase: MNDISPLAQISKSAHIADGVSVGPFAIIEDGVQISSGVKIWAHAYICKDTVIGEGTEVHMGAVLGHLPQDLGFDKSRKTRVVVGKNCVIREYATVHRSTKEEAPTSIGDGCYLMAVSHLGHDCHLGNNVIVANGALLAGHVTVGDGAFISGNVVIHQFCRIGALAMIGGFTGINKDVPPYMLVRGPSVVRSVNLVGLRRAKFPRELIRDIKEAFKELYLSNLNTVQALENIKKLNKTKEMNYLIEFIQSSKRGICKAKDSDEEFFS; this comes from the coding sequence ATGAACGATATAAGTCCGCTTGCCCAGATAAGTAAATCGGCGCATATTGCCGACGGTGTGTCCGTAGGACCATTTGCGATAATCGAAGATGGTGTCCAGATTTCATCCGGAGTTAAGATATGGGCTCATGCCTATATATGCAAGGATACGGTGATTGGCGAAGGCACCGAGGTGCATATGGGGGCAGTTCTCGGACATCTGCCTCAAGACCTGGGTTTTGATAAGAGCAGGAAGACTCGTGTAGTGGTAGGAAAAAACTGTGTTATTCGTGAATACGCTACTGTGCACAGGAGCACGAAAGAAGAGGCCCCCACTTCCATCGGCGATGGTTGTTACCTTATGGCGGTTTCGCACCTGGGCCATGATTGCCACCTTGGGAACAATGTAATTGTCGCGAATGGCGCTCTTCTGGCAGGGCATGTTACGGTTGGAGACGGAGCTTTTATATCGGGCAATGTCGTTATACATCAATTTTGCAGAATAGGCGCGCTGGCCATGATAGGAGGGTTCACGGGGATAAACAAGGACGTGCCGCCTTATATGCTAGTCAGGGGGCCGTCCGTCGTGAGATCTGTTAATCTCGTGGGGCTCAGAAGAGCGAAATTCCCGCGTGAGCTGATACGAGATATTAAAGAAGCGTTTAAAGAATTATATCTATCTAATTTGAATACCGTGCAGGCATTGGAAAATATAAAGAAGCTAAACAAAACAAAAGAGATGAACTATCTTATCGAGTTTATTCAATCCTCAAAGCGCGGTATATGCAAGGCCAAAGATAGCGATGAGGAATTCTTCAGTTAG
- a CDS encoding endonuclease III domain-containing protein, translating to MRNSSVSIPPGMFIRIYNKLYKFYGPQGWWPARSRFEVIVGAILTQNTAWTNVERAIRNLKGQGYLTSPRKICDLDAPELSRIIRPAGYHNVKAQRLKNFTNFLLNRYACRLDRLSHIPTDGLRGELLGVNGIGPETCDSILLYAFKRPVFVVDAYTKRIFSRHGFFSQESTYEFVQDLFMKNLPTESILFNEYHALIVRLAKEYCRKSPRCGDCPLKISCKRQGVII from the coding sequence ATGAGGAATTCTTCAGTTAGCATCCCACCCGGAATGTTTATCAGGATATACAATAAGCTATATAAATTTTATGGCCCGCAGGGTTGGTGGCCCGCACGGAGCCGCTTTGAGGTTATTGTCGGAGCCATTCTTACTCAGAATACTGCGTGGACCAACGTGGAGCGTGCTATACGAAACCTTAAGGGGCAGGGTTATCTGACGTCTCCGCGAAAAATATGCGATCTCGACGCGCCTGAACTTTCGCGCATTATACGCCCTGCCGGTTATCATAATGTTAAAGCCCAACGGCTTAAAAATTTTACGAATTTTTTACTAAATCGTTACGCTTGCAGGCTTGACAGATTGTCCCACATTCCGACCGACGGATTGCGCGGGGAATTATTAGGTGTAAATGGTATCGGGCCGGAAACGTGCGATTCCATACTGCTGTACGCGTTTAAAAGGCCTGTTTTTGTCGTGGATGCCTATACAAAAAGGATATTTTCACGCCATGGTTTTTTCAGCCAGGAATCCACGTACGAATTTGTGCAGGATTTATTTATGAAAAATCTTCCGACGGAGAGTATCTTATTTAACGAATATCACGCATTAATCGTGCGTCTTGCCAAAGAATACTGCAGAAAGAGTCCGCGTTGCGGCGATTGTCCTCTCAAAATTTCTTGCAAAAGGCAAGGCGTGATAATATAA
- a CDS encoding flavodoxin family protein, translating to MIKVLGISGSPRRHGNTETLLDKALEGASATAGVVVEKIILDEMDLRPCRSCGGCSDTASCIVEDDMRLIRARVSEADVLIVASPVYYGSISAQLKTMIDRFQPNWIAKYALKKPVLKNSRRKGLFLCVSSFNKPAFFQNADSIVSIFFRTLDVEYSGGIFCGGVDAVGEINKKTSVMTKAFRAGAKLAEGLWRG from the coding sequence ATGATAAAGGTTTTAGGTATAAGCGGTAGCCCGAGACGGCATGGTAATACCGAAACTCTGCTTGATAAGGCGCTCGAAGGCGCCTCGGCGACGGCAGGGGTTGTGGTTGAGAAGATAATCCTGGACGAGATGGATTTGCGGCCTTGCAGGTCTTGCGGCGGTTGTTCTGATACGGCCAGTTGTATAGTTGAAGACGATATGCGCCTGATTCGCGCCAGAGTAAGCGAGGCAGATGTGTTGATAGTCGCTTCACCGGTATATTACGGTAGCATAAGCGCCCAGCTCAAGACCATGATAGATAGGTTCCAGCCGAATTGGATAGCGAAATACGCTCTAAAGAAACCTGTACTGAAGAATAGCCGCAGAAAAGGGCTATTCCTCTGCGTATCTTCCTTTAACAAACCAGCCTTTTTCCAAAATGCGGATAGTATAGTAAGTATCTTTTTTAGAACGCTCGATGTTGAGTATTCGGGCGGCATATTCTGCGGCGGAGTGGACGCTGTCGGCGAGATAAATAAAAAAACATCCGTCATGACGAAAGCGTTTAGGGCGGGTGCGAAACTCGCGGAAGGATTATGGCGTGGATAA
- a CDS encoding inositol monophosphatase family protein, with product MDKELRDLIKAAALKSGSLIKKSIGRISTISYKGRDNIVTDVDKKSERIIIKMITSRFPGHSILSEEAGVMDNRSEYRWIIDPLDGTTNFAHAFPFFSVSIALERSGEIVMGAVYDPCRDELFFAESGRGAYLNKKRIEVSGVRKLSGAFLATGFSYGIQRKDKNIGNYRRLLNRTMAIRRAGSAALDLSYVACGRFDGFWEMDLRAWDTAAGYLIVKEAKGMITRFDGTLYFPGDRYMLATNNRIHSQIVPLLKYSG from the coding sequence GTGGATAAAGAGCTTAGGGATTTAATTAAAGCGGCCGCTCTTAAGAGCGGTTCTCTTATAAAGAAGTCCATTGGTAGGATAAGCACGATATCTTACAAAGGCCGCGACAATATCGTAACGGATGTCGATAAAAAGTCCGAACGCATAATAATAAAAATGATAACTTCGCGTTTTCCGGGTCATTCTATATTATCCGAAGAGGCGGGAGTTATGGATAATCGCTCGGAATATAGATGGATAATAGACCCTCTTGACGGTACGACCAATTTTGCTCATGCCTTTCCTTTCTTTTCCGTGTCGATAGCGCTTGAAAGGTCGGGGGAGATCGTTATGGGCGCGGTATACGATCCCTGTCGTGACGAGCTTTTCTTTGCCGAATCCGGCCGCGGCGCTTATCTCAATAAAAAGCGAATTGAGGTTTCCGGAGTAAGGAAACTCTCAGGGGCATTTCTTGCCACGGGATTTTCTTACGGCATACAACGCAAGGATAAAAATATTGGTAATTATAGACGCCTTTTAAATAGAACGATGGCTATCAGGCGCGCCGGCTCAGCGGCATTGGATCTATCGTATGTTGCCTGTGGACGTTTTGATGGATTCTGGGAGATGGATCTTCGCGCCTGGGATACTGCGGCTGGATATCTGATAGTAAAAGAAGCAAAAGGCATGATCACGAGATTTGACGGTACACTCTATTTCCCCGGCGACCGCTATATGCTTGCCACGAACAACAGGATACATTCTCAAATCGTACCTCTCCTAAAATACTCAGGTTAA
- a CDS encoding ferredoxin: MAKIAIDDSLCTGCGLCASNCSEVFEIGDDNIAHVIASACSTCDIKEVADQCPVSAISVQ; the protein is encoded by the coding sequence ATGGCAAAGATCGCTATAGATGATTCATTATGTACGGGTTGCGGGTTGTGTGCGTCGAATTGTTCCGAGGTTTTTGAGATAGGCGACGATAACATCGCGCACGTAATAGCGTCCGCTTGCTCTACCTGTGATATTAAAGAAGTGGCCGATCAGTGTCCGGTCAGCGCCATAAGCGTTCAATAG